In the Malus domestica chromosome 16, GDT2T_hap1 genome, one interval contains:
- the LOC103403188 gene encoding uncharacterized protein has protein sequence MGKLLCDSTAVAETFQSPSPTVPWRDPPKASPLDEDTISAVDLVEQSTDDAAWDSVVGLEEQQRRHLQRLHTKGVLWKLPEDHDSSKSESIMPQKSMVFRLSHGGEVSSDGNCLFTASQKAMRVAREMDARELRRLTVRRFTEDYGSAAAEEKRVIDDAIRHMYAPDLKAGWGIHVIQEVKLLAKKDERVSLDSAIDELLQLGMQRELAAESIYKERCIPVIDGQSWAKYMSISGSPDDEYDIITLQYTEEGLLTIDENREGHAAAFGDDIAIECLATEFKREIYVVQAHGSDAMVDEENCVFFLPHRPRSQICELPFFLFMKGTGWCGAGADHYEPLIAHPLSLISQEKVAVVL, from the exons ATGGGGAAACTATTGTGCGATTCGACCGCCGTCGCGGAGACATTTCAAAGCCCTTCGCCGACGGTGCCGTGGAGGGACCCACCCAAGGCGTCGCCGCTCGACGAGGACACAATCTCGGCCGTAGATCTGGTTGAGCAATCGACGGATGACGCCGCATGGGACAGCGTGGTGGGGCTTGAGGAGCAGCAGAGACGGCACCTCCAGAGGCTGCATACGAAGGGGGTGCTCTGGAAGCTCCCGGAGGATCACGACTCGTCGAAATCCGAGTCTATAATGCCGCAGAAGTCGATGGTCTTCAGACTCTCGCACGGCGGAGAGGTGTCGTCCGACGGAAATTGCCTGTTCACGGCGTCGCAGAAGGCGATGAGGGTGGCGCGTGAGATGGACGCGCGTGAGCTGAGGAGGCTGACGGTGCGGAGATTCACGGAGGACTATGGATCTGCGGCCGCGGAGGAGAAGCGGGTGATAGACGACGCCATTCGGCATATGTACGCGCCTGATCTGAAGGCCGGGTGGGGGATACATGTGATTCAGGAGGTCAAGTTGCTGGCCAAGAAAGACGAGCGCGTGAGTCTCGACTCCGCCATTGACGAGCTTCTTCAGCTCGGCATGCAGAG AGAGCTGGCAGCAGAGTCCATTTACAAGGAGAGATGTATCCCAGTGATTGATGGACAAAGTTGGGCCAAATACATGTCGATCTCTGGTTCACCGGATGATGAATACGACATCATCACATTGCAATACACAGAGGAAGGTTTATTAACCATCGACGAAAACAGAGAAGGTCATGCTGCAGCTTTCGGAGATGACATTGCAATTGAGTGTCTTGCCACAGAGTTTAAGCGAGAGATTTATGTG GTTCAAGCACATGGTTCGGATGCGATGGTTGATGAAGAGAATTGCGTTTTCTTCCTTCCCCACCGACCAAGGAGTCAAATTTGTGAACttcccttctttcttttcatgAAAGGAACAg GTTGGTGTGGCGCCGGAGCTGATCACTATGAACCCCTCATTGCCCATCCTTTGTCATTAATTTCCCAGGAGAAGGTCGCCGTGGTACTCTGA